DNA from Geobacillus vulcani PSS1:
GCTCGCCTATCTCGTTCCGTATTTGATCGCTTCCATCTTTCAGCTGAAACTCACGCTCACCGGGGAAACGTACCGAAAGGCGCGTGAGCGGATGGTTGACGGAATCATTGCGGCCTTAGCGACGGTGTATTCCATCTGGGTCGTCATCGCTGGCACGGCTGATATAAAGACGTTCCTGCTTGGCGTCGCCTTGCTCGCCAGCGGCATCATCTTCTATCCACAAGTAAAAAAAGCGACGAAACAAGCGAATGAAAAACAAAAACTGTCGGCATAGCGCCCGAAAACGAACGCCCGAACGATGGGCGTTCGTTTTTTTCTGTTTTGGGCAGGATCTTTTCTTTCGGAAGACGAAATTATAAGGTAGTTCCATTTTACTTGAAAGAAAGAGGGGGTCCAGCTGATGAACAACAACGAACACCCGACGAAACGGCGCGGCATGACGGCGGAAGATTTGCTTCGCCTCCGCTCCGTGCGCGACCCGCACTACGCCCCGGACGGGACGCGCGTCGTGTTTGTGGAAAAATCGATCGACGAGGAAAAACAATACCGCTCCCATCTATCGATGTGGACCGAAGACGGCTCCGTCCGTCCATGGACGTTCGGGCGCTGGCGCGATACGAAGCCGCGCTTTTCCCCAACGGGGGAAGTCATCGCCTTTTTATCCGACCGCTCCGGACGCGCGCAGCTTTGGCTGTTGCCTGCCCATGGCGGCGAAGCGCGCCAGCTGACGTTTTTCAAAAATGGAGTGCGCGATTACATCTGGTCGCCGGACGGGACGTTTCTCATCGCCCTAACGGCGCTTGGCGACGACGAAACGATCGCTGACCGCGAAGAGCCGGAAAAAAAGGAAACGAAGCCGGCTGACCTGAAACCGCGCGTGGTGGAGCGGCTCTATTACAAATCAGACGCGGCAGGTTTTCTTGACGGCAAACAGGCGGTGCTCGTGCGCATCGATGCGGCGTCAGGAAAAGCGGAAGCGTTGACGAGCCGCGAGGAGGAAATCGGTTCGTTTGCGATGTCGCCCAATGGACGGACGCTTGCCTTTGTGGCCAACCGAAACGAGGATCCGGACACCGTCTTTACACGCGACATTGTGTTGCTTGACCTCGAATCGAAAGCGGAAACGAATGTGACGAACGGATGCGGCACCTTCGCCTCGCTCGCTTGGTCGCCGGATGGAACGAAGCTCGCCGCCATCGGCCATGATTTGGCTTATCTCGGGGCGACGCTTCACCGGCTTTACGTTTTTGAGCCGGAGCGTGGAACGGCGCGGGTGCTGACCGCCGATTGGGACGTCCATCTCGGCGATGCCATGATCGGCGACATGCACGCTGATGCGAAAGGCCCGGGCCCGATATGGGCAAACGACGGGAGCGGCCTGTATGTCACCGTCTCGGATCGCGGGCGCGTCAACGTATTTTTCATCCCGCTTGACGGACCCGTCGTTCCGATCATCGAAGGAGACTTCCATGTATACGGCCTCGCCGTCCATCCGAACGAACAGCAGGCCGTTGCCGCGATTAGCGAGCCGACAGTGATTGGGGATTTGTATGCCATCTCACTTGAAAGTGGCGCAAAAACGCGGCTCACCACGGTCAATGAAG
Protein-coding regions in this window:
- a CDS encoding S9 family peptidase, with the protein product MNNNEHPTKRRGMTAEDLLRLRSVRDPHYAPDGTRVVFVEKSIDEEKQYRSHLSMWTEDGSVRPWTFGRWRDTKPRFSPTGEVIAFLSDRSGRAQLWLLPAHGGEARQLTFFKNGVRDYIWSPDGTFLIALTALGDDETIADREEPEKKETKPADLKPRVVERLYYKSDAAGFLDGKQAVLVRIDAASGKAEALTSREEEIGSFAMSPNGRTLAFVANRNEDPDTVFTRDIVLLDLESKAETNVTNGCGTFASLAWSPDGTKLAAIGHDLAYLGATLHRLYVFEPERGTARVLTADWDVHLGDAMIGDMHADAKGPGPIWANDGSGLYVTVSDRGRVNVFFIPLDGPVVPIIEGDFHVYGLAVHPNEQQAVAAISEPTVIGDLYAISLESGAKTRLTTVNEALENEVALADAEPFTYQSTDGSDIQGWIMKPPGLGEGEKAPLIVEIHGGPHAMYGFTFFHEFQLLVSRGYAVLFTNPRGSHGYGQAFVNAVRGDYGGMDYEDIMAGVDAAIRQFDFIDETRLGVTGGSYGGFMTNWIVGHTNRFKAAVTQRSISNWLSFSGVSDIGYFFTKWEVGCDMWEDAERLWHHSPLKYVKQMHTPLLILHSERDYRCPIEQAEQLFIALKQLGRETKFVRFPDANHDLSRTGNPTLRLERLRHIVEWFDHYLKESLH